From Marinitoga sp. 1197, the proteins below share one genomic window:
- a CDS encoding LysM peptidoglycan-binding domain-containing protein: MKKVIIFILLIHNIIMFSINFSKSGKGYYEIPAYKPLLEISLNKGLFDVNMPFLLANLEFKKDFCYLPYTKYLYKNNEIFVLGLIERKEDYSNNDFTVYGSNSIIKKYNEEIKNANISILILYKNISLHGVKISQESTNLNLNNFSFVIKDTFPREIYSLDDSVFEKFYKEVLKEDNYIYYKVKNGDTLYSISRIFGVSIDYLLKINNIKSPELLKDGMFIIVGTSKNLKGKGEIND, from the coding sequence ATGAAAAAAGTAATAATTTTTATACTCTTAATACATAATATTATAATGTTTTCAATAAATTTTTCCAAAAGCGGAAAAGGATATTATGAAATTCCTGCATACAAACCCCTTTTAGAAATTTCGTTAAATAAAGGGCTTTTTGACGTAAACATGCCATTTTTACTTGCTAATTTAGAATTTAAAAAAGATTTTTGTTATTTACCCTACACAAAATATTTATATAAAAATAATGAGATTTTTGTATTGGGATTAATTGAAAGAAAAGAAGATTATTCAAATAACGATTTTACTGTGTACGGTTCAAATAGCATAATAAAGAAATATAATGAAGAAATAAAAAATGCTAATATTTCTATATTAATTTTATACAAAAATATTTCTCTTCATGGTGTGAAAATTAGCCAAGAAAGTACGAATTTAAATTTGAATAATTTTTCATTTGTTATAAAAGATACATTTCCAAGAGAAATATATTCTTTAGATGATTCAGTATTTGAAAAATTTTATAAAGAAGTGTTAAAAGAAGATAATTATATTTATTATAAAGTAAAAAATGGAGATACATTATATAGTATTTCAAGGATTTTTGGTGTTTCTATAGATTATTTGTTGAAGATTAATAATATAAAATCACCGGAATTGTTAAAAGATGGTATGTTTATTATTGTTGGCACATCAAAAAATCTTAAAGGTAAAGGTGAAATAAATGATTAA
- a CDS encoding Nif3-like dinuclear metal center hexameric protein, which yields MANIFDIENYLNNLLEIDKFNDFCFNGIQIEGKHEVNKVAIGVSFNKEFLDEALKINADMLLVHHGIFGKGFFKIRGYLKNRISPLIKNNLTLMGYHLPLDAHPEYGNNAQIAKKLDLKILESIDVGFICEYNKAVEFDVFEKKLKNVFERDDLLIYRNKSYVKKVAIISGGGSYALELLEGKVDTYITGEVKEHIRNISKEMGINYINAGHYSTETFGVKSIAKLLEKEFNLEYIFIDIYNEI from the coding sequence ATGGCAAATATTTTTGATATAGAAAATTATTTAAATAATCTTTTAGAAATTGATAAATTTAATGATTTTTGTTTTAATGGAATACAGATTGAAGGAAAACATGAAGTGAATAAGGTAGCCATTGGAGTATCTTTTAATAAGGAGTTTTTAGATGAAGCATTAAAAATTAATGCAGATATGTTATTGGTTCATCATGGAATTTTTGGAAAAGGTTTTTTCAAAATACGTGGATATTTGAAAAACAGGATATCACCACTGATTAAAAATAATTTAACTTTGATGGGATATCATTTACCACTTGATGCACATCCTGAATATGGAAATAATGCACAGATCGCTAAGAAACTTGATTTGAAAATATTAGAATCTATTGATGTGGGTTTTATTTGTGAATATAATAAAGCAGTAGAATTTGATGTATTTGAAAAAAAATTGAAAAATGTATTTGAACGTGATGATTTATTAATATATAGAAATAAAAGTTATGTTAAAAAAGTTGCTATTATATCAGGTGGGGGTTCTTATGCTTTAGAGTTACTTGAAGGTAAAGTTGATACATATATAACTGGAGAGGTGAAGGAACATATTAGAAATATTTCAAAAGAAATGGGGATAAATTATATAAATGCTGGGCATTATTCAACAGAAACATTTGGAGTAAAATCCATTGCAAAATTATTGGAAAAAGAATTTAATTTAGAATATATTTTTATTGACATATATAATGAAATTTAA
- a CDS encoding ABC transporter ATP-binding protein, translating to MAQVVLENIDKIYPNGFHAVKNASFTIEDKEFCVLLGPSGCGKTTTLRMIAGLEEITNGKLIIDGKVVNDVEPKDRDIAFVFQNYALYPHMTVYDNMAFGLKLRKFPKDEIDARVKNAAKILDIAHLLDRKPKQLSGGQRQRVAVGRAIVRDPKVFLFDEPLSNLDAKLRVQMRSELKKLHHRLNATIVYVTHDQVEAMTMADKIVIMKDGVIQQIGSPYDVYFKPTNKFVAGFIGTPPMNFLEASVIRGEGGLWITSNGFKVKVPKQFEEKLESYVDKDVIFGIRPENIHDKSIYKGEHTNDVIKGVVDVAEPLGSETLLHVNIAGQSLVAKVDPTTKAKEDTEVELILEMETMHVFDKETELAVI from the coding sequence ATGGCACAGGTTGTATTAGAAAATATTGATAAAATTTACCCTAATGGTTTTCATGCTGTAAAAAATGCAAGTTTTACAATTGAAGACAAAGAATTTTGCGTATTATTGGGGCCATCTGGTTGTGGTAAAACTACGACTTTAAGGATGATTGCTGGTTTAGAAGAGATTACAAATGGAAAATTAATTATTGATGGTAAAGTAGTTAACGATGTTGAACCAAAAGATAGAGACATTGCTTTTGTTTTCCAGAATTATGCTCTTTATCCTCATATGACAGTATATGATAATATGGCATTTGGATTGAAATTAAGAAAATTTCCTAAAGATGAAATAGATGCAAGGGTTAAAAATGCAGCTAAAATTTTAGATATTGCACATTTATTAGACAGGAAACCAAAGCAATTATCTGGTGGTCAAAGGCAAAGGGTAGCAGTTGGTAGAGCTATAGTCAGAGACCCAAAAGTGTTTTTATTTGATGAACCTTTATCAAACTTAGATGCTAAATTAAGGGTTCAGATGAGAAGTGAGTTGAAAAAATTACATCATAGATTAAATGCAACAATTGTTTATGTTACACATGACCAAGTTGAAGCTATGACTATGGCTGATAAAATCGTTATTATGAAAGATGGTGTAATTCAACAAATTGGCTCTCCATATGATGTATACTTCAAACCAACAAATAAATTTGTTGCAGGATTTATAGGAACACCTCCTATGAATTTCTTGGAAGCAAGTGTAATCAGAGGAGAAGGTGGATTATGGATAACATCAAACGGCTTTAAAGTGAAAGTACCAAAACAATTTGAAGAAAAATTGGAGTCTTATGTAGACAAAGATGTTATTTTTGGTATTAGACCGGAAAATATTCATGATAAATCTATATATAAAGGAGAACATACTAATGATGTTATAAAAGGTGTTGTAGATGTTGCAGAACCATTAGGTAGTGAAACATTGTTGCATGTAAATATAGCAGGTCAATCGTTGGTTGCTAAAGTTGATCCAACTACAAAAGCTAAAGAAGATACAGAGGTAGAACTAATTTTAGAAATGGAAACAATGCATGTATTTGATAAGGAAACAGAATTAGCAGTTATTTAA
- a CDS encoding type II toxin-antitoxin system Phd/YefM family antitoxin, which produces MDIENLKFYSIAEAKAKFSKAAEESKKNFVVITKNGKPEFVLIDFERFKKLMNFIDEIRDLYLMEIGEPGKYNEIKDLFKEIESLDE; this is translated from the coding sequence ATGGATATTGAAAATTTGAAATTTTATAGTATTGCGGAAGCGAAAGCCAAATTTTCTAAAGCTGCAGAAGAATCAAAAAAAAATTTTGTAGTAATAACCAAAAACGGGAAACCAGAATTTGTTTTGATTGATTTTGAACGATTTAAAAAGTTAATGAATTTTATTGATGAAATAAGAGATTTATATTTAATGGAGATTGGAGAACCTGGTAAATATAATGAAATAAAAGATTTATTTAAAGAGATTGAAAGTTTAGATGAATAA
- a CDS encoding cupin domain-containing protein: MSAFLENDPDIKIVKNPEKSLLEKLNVEKWPIWEKEISTFDWYYDDSEVCYILKGKVIVHTKNGDYTIEKGDLVRFKKGLSCTWEILEDIKKHYNFGIDI; the protein is encoded by the coding sequence ATGAGTGCATTTTTAGAAAATGATCCAGATATTAAAATTGTTAAAAATCCAGAAAAATCTTTACTTGAAAAATTAAATGTAGAAAAATGGCCTATATGGGAAAAAGAGATTTCTACCTTTGATTGGTATTATGATGATTCTGAAGTTTGTTATATTTTAAAGGGAAAGGTTATAGTTCATACTAAAAATGGTGATTATACTATTGAAAAGGGAGATTTGGTTAGATTTAAAAAAGGACTTTCATGTACTTGGGAAATACTTGAAGATATAAAAAAACATTATAATTTTGGTATAGATATATAG
- the fliE gene encoding flagellar hook-basal body complex protein FliE, with protein MIEKIPGVSGINGINNIARTQKSNNTSSKNLNFADILRNAIEDVNKTQKISEQMSADYAAGKIDNIHNVIISAEKASLSLKLTTEVTNKIVQAYKEIMRMQI; from the coding sequence ATGATAGAAAAAATACCAGGAGTATCAGGAATAAATGGAATTAATAATATAGCAAGGACGCAAAAAAGTAATAATACATCTTCAAAAAATTTGAATTTTGCTGACATTTTAAGAAATGCTATTGAAGATGTAAATAAAACTCAGAAAATTTCCGAACAAATGAGTGCAGATTATGCAGCAGGAAAAATAGATAATATTCATAATGTTATTATTTCTGCTGAAAAAGCATCTTTATCGTTAAAATTAACAACAGAAGTAACTAATAAAATAGTTCAGGCTTATAAAGAAATTATGAGAATGCAGATTTAG
- the flgC gene encoding flagellar basal body rod protein FlgC, protein MNTFRIMDIAASGMTAERFRSEVISNNLANANTTRTENGGPYRRKIVTFKEVLNKNRTKRDEQLSGVRVSNLKEDNSPFRLVYDPGHPDADENGYVKYPNVNPLREMVDLIGAQRAYEANVAVINSAKTMFNSALSIGRGA, encoded by the coding sequence ATCAATACTTTTAGAATAATGGATATTGCCGCAAGTGGTATGACAGCTGAAAGGTTCAGATCAGAAGTAATATCTAATAATCTTGCAAATGCAAATACTACAAGAACAGAAAATGGCGGGCCGTATAGAAGAAAAATAGTAACATTTAAAGAAGTTTTAAACAAAAATAGGACTAAAAGAGATGAACAATTATCTGGAGTAAGAGTTTCAAATTTAAAGGAAGATAATAGTCCTTTTAGATTAGTGTATGATCCAGGTCACCCTGATGCAGATGAAAATGGATATGTAAAATATCCAAATGTTAATCCTTTGAGGGAAATGGTCGATTTAATTGGTGCCCAGAGGGCGTATGAGGCTAATGTTGCTGTTATAAATTCTGCAAAAACAATGTTTAATTCGGCATTATCTATAGGCCGTGGAGCTTAG
- the flgB gene encoding flagellar basal body rod protein FlgB, with product MFYKDLAINIIPKALDAVETRQKIYSHNIANYNTPGYKRKEVSFEEELKKALGDTDEIKLKTNNGKHIKNIPSVNEVNYKIIEDNSRSNREDGNNVDIDVEMVKMMENTLQYNALTKLINYRFSDYKTAIGGIR from the coding sequence TTATACCAAAAGCATTAGATGCTGTTGAAACAAGACAAAAAATATATTCTCATAATATAGCTAATTATAACACACCGGGATACAAAAGAAAAGAAGTATCTTTTGAAGAAGAATTAAAAAAAGCTTTAGGGGATACTGATGAGATTAAATTAAAAACAAATAATGGAAAACATATAAAAAATATACCGTCTGTTAATGAGGTGAATTATAAGATTATTGAAGATAACTCGCGTTCAAATAGAGAAGATGGTAATAACGTTGATATTGATGTTGAAATGGTTAAAATGATGGAGAATACATTACAATACAATGCTTTAACTAAACTAATTAATTATAGATTTTCTGATTATAAAACTGCTATAGGAGGAATTAGATAA